The following coding sequences are from one Streptomyces sp. NBC_01485 window:
- a CDS encoding aldo/keto reductase, producing the protein MEQRHLGRTGLRVSRIGLGTLTWGRDTDEHDAADVMKTFWEAGGTLVDTADVYGDGDAEYLLGRLIDGLVPRRDLIISTKAGSVPDPDRRFDGSRGHLLAALDASLARLGTDYVDLWQVHAFDPDTPLEETLQALDIAVASGRARYAGVADFCGWQLAKAATWQLAAPGTRTRLAATQMEYSLLQRGIEREVLPAALDLGIGLLPSSPLGRGVLTGKYRGDALPPDSRGASDHFGLFVEPYLDDTASRIVDAVSTAADGLAVTPIQVALAWVRDRPGVAAPIVGARNAQQLTAALSVEALSLPDEICRALDDVSAPLHRYPDHDWSTL; encoded by the coding sequence ATGGAGCAGAGGCATCTCGGCCGCACCGGCCTGCGTGTGTCCCGCATCGGGCTCGGCACCCTGACCTGGGGCCGTGACACCGACGAGCACGACGCCGCGGACGTCATGAAGACGTTCTGGGAGGCGGGCGGGACCCTCGTCGACACGGCCGACGTGTACGGCGACGGGGACGCCGAGTACCTGCTCGGGCGGCTCATAGACGGCCTGGTGCCGCGCCGGGACCTGATCATCTCGACCAAGGCGGGCAGCGTGCCCGACCCGGACCGCCGCTTCGACGGCTCGCGGGGCCACCTCCTGGCCGCCCTCGACGCCTCGCTGGCCCGGCTCGGCACGGACTACGTCGACCTGTGGCAGGTGCACGCCTTCGACCCGGACACCCCACTGGAGGAGACCCTCCAGGCCCTCGACATCGCTGTCGCCAGTGGCCGCGCGCGGTACGCCGGGGTCGCCGACTTCTGCGGCTGGCAGCTCGCCAAGGCGGCCACCTGGCAGCTCGCCGCGCCGGGCACCCGGACACGGCTGGCGGCGACGCAGATGGAGTACTCGCTGTTGCAGCGCGGCATCGAGCGCGAGGTGCTGCCGGCCGCGCTGGACCTGGGCATCGGCCTGCTGCCCTCGTCCCCGCTGGGGCGCGGGGTCCTCACCGGCAAGTACCGGGGCGACGCCCTGCCGCCCGACTCACGCGGCGCCTCGGACCACTTCGGGCTCTTCGTCGAGCCGTACCTCGACGACACCGCGAGCCGCATCGTGGACGCCGTGTCGACCGCCGCGGACGGACTCGCGGTGACCCCGATCCAGGTCGCCCTCGCCTGGGTCCGCGACCGGCCCGGCGTGGCCGCCCCGATCGTCGGCGCGCGCAACGCGCAGCAGCTCACGGCGGCATTGTCAGTGGAGGCCCTTAGTCTTCCTGACGAGATCTGCCGGGCCCTCGACGACGTGTCGGCGCCCCTGCACCGCTATCCCGATCACGACTGGAGCACGCTGTGA
- a CDS encoding chaplin, whose translation MRQVTRKSLMTVAAATGVIAAAGGYAHADTGAHGSASDSPGVLSGNSVQAPVNVPVNVCGNTVDVIGALNPSFGNSCANKGGGASSGGYGEHRGGGGGQAGNHGGNHGGNQGGSHGGGQGGSGAHGGSGGAHAGGHTGGSPGVGSGNHVQAPIDVPVNVCGNSVDVVGILNPSMGNDCANDSGSGVHTPPSRGHETPGKPGRQGPGKPGEHGQSSPSKPEGAPSTPGHVTPAGAVHRPAAGPAQLAHTGSELPVGLALPAGAGALLAGAVLYRKARASA comes from the coding sequence ATGCGACAGGTCACCCGTAAAAGCCTTATGACCGTGGCGGCGGCGACGGGGGTGATCGCCGCCGCCGGCGGCTACGCCCACGCCGACACCGGCGCGCACGGCTCCGCCTCGGACTCGCCCGGCGTTCTGTCGGGCAACTCGGTGCAGGCGCCCGTCAACGTTCCGGTCAACGTCTGCGGCAACACCGTCGACGTCATCGGGGCGCTCAACCCGTCCTTCGGCAACTCCTGTGCCAACAAGGGCGGCGGTGCGTCGTCGGGCGGATACGGCGAGCACCGGGGAGGCGGTGGCGGCCAGGCCGGTAACCACGGCGGCAACCACGGTGGGAACCAGGGCGGAAGCCACGGTGGAGGCCAGGGCGGCTCCGGCGCGCACGGGGGCTCCGGGGGCGCGCACGCGGGCGGGCACACCGGCGGATCGCCGGGTGTCGGCTCCGGCAACCACGTCCAGGCACCGATCGACGTGCCGGTGAACGTGTGCGGCAACAGCGTCGACGTCGTCGGGATCCTCAACCCGTCGATGGGCAACGACTGCGCCAACGACAGCGGTTCCGGCGTGCACACGCCTCCGTCGCGTGGCCACGAGACGCCGGGCAAGCCCGGTCGGCAGGGCCCCGGCAAGCCGGGCGAGCACGGACAGTCCAGCCCGTCCAAGCCGGAGGGCGCGCCGTCCACCCCGGGCCACGTGACGCCGGCCGGCGCCGTCCACCGGCCCGCCGCCGGCCCGGCGCAGCTCGCGCACACCGGCAGCGAGCTGCCGGTCGGCCTCGCCCTGCCGGCCGGCGCGGGCGCGCTGCTCGCGGGCGCGGTGCTCTACCGCAAGGCACGCGCCTCCGCGTAA
- a CDS encoding M20/M25/M40 family metallo-hydrolase: MSATDDTARSVTGEDEVVDLCRELIRIDTSNYGDHSGPGERKAAEWVAEKLAEVGLEPKIYESHPGRASTVARIEGEDRSRPALLIHGHLDVVPANAADWTHDPFSGEVADGCVWGRGAVDMKDMDAMTLAVVRDRLRSGRKPPRDIVLAFLADEEAGGTYGARHLVDNHPDLFEGVTEAISEVGGFSFTVSEERRLYLIQTAEKGMHWMKLTVAGTAGHGSMIHRDNAITELSEAVARLGRHTFPVRVTKTTRAFLDELGDALGTELDPEDMQSTLARLGGIAKLIGATLSNTANPTQLGAGYKVNVIPGEATAHVDGRFLPGHEDEFLADLDRILGPKVRREDVHSDKALETSFDGPLVEAMQSALLAEDPTAKAIPYMLSGGTDAKSFDDLGIRGFGFAPLKLPPELDFAGMFHGVDERVPVDGLRFGVRVLDRFIDAS, encoded by the coding sequence GTGAGCGCTACGGACGACACGGCCAGGAGCGTCACCGGCGAGGACGAGGTCGTGGACCTCTGCCGCGAGCTGATCCGGATCGACACCAGCAACTACGGCGACCACTCGGGTCCCGGTGAGCGCAAGGCGGCCGAGTGGGTCGCCGAGAAGCTCGCCGAGGTGGGGCTCGAACCGAAGATCTACGAGTCGCACCCGGGCCGGGCCTCCACCGTGGCCCGGATCGAGGGCGAGGACCGGTCCCGGCCCGCGCTGCTCATCCACGGTCACCTCGACGTCGTCCCGGCCAACGCGGCCGACTGGACCCACGACCCCTTCTCCGGCGAGGTCGCCGACGGGTGCGTGTGGGGCCGGGGCGCGGTCGACATGAAGGACATGGACGCGATGACGCTGGCCGTCGTCCGCGACCGGCTGCGCAGCGGGCGCAAGCCGCCCCGGGACATCGTCCTCGCCTTCCTGGCCGACGAGGAGGCCGGCGGTACGTACGGCGCGCGTCACCTCGTCGACAACCACCCGGACCTCTTCGAGGGCGTCACCGAGGCGATCAGCGAGGTGGGCGGGTTCTCGTTCACCGTGAGCGAGGAGCGGCGGCTCTACCTGATCCAGACGGCCGAGAAGGGCATGCACTGGATGAAGCTCACCGTCGCCGGCACCGCCGGACACGGCTCGATGATCCACCGGGACAACGCGATCACCGAGCTGTCCGAGGCGGTCGCCCGGCTCGGCCGGCACACCTTCCCGGTGCGGGTCACCAAGACGACCCGCGCCTTCCTCGACGAGCTCGGCGACGCCCTCGGCACCGAGCTGGACCCCGAGGACATGCAGTCGACGCTCGCCCGGCTCGGCGGCATCGCCAAGCTGATCGGCGCGACCCTCAGCAACACGGCCAACCCGACCCAGCTCGGCGCCGGCTACAAGGTCAACGTCATCCCGGGCGAGGCCACCGCGCACGTGGACGGACGGTTCCTGCCGGGTCACGAGGACGAGTTCCTCGCCGACCTCGACCGGATCCTCGGCCCGAAGGTGCGCCGCGAGGACGTGCACTCCGACAAGGCCCTGGAGACCTCCTTCGACGGGCCGCTCGTCGAGGCCATGCAGTCCGCGCTGCTCGCCGAGGACCCGACCGCGAAGGCCATCCCCTACATGCTCTCCGGCGGCACGGACGCCAAGTCCTTCGACGACCTCGGCATCCGCGGCTTCGGCTTCGCCCCGCTGAAGCTCCCCCCGGAGCTGGACTTCGCCGGGATGTTCCACGGCGTCGACGAGCGGGTCCCGGTGGACGGGCTGCGGTTCGGGGTGCGCGTGCTCGACCGCTTCATCGACGCGTCCTGA
- a CDS encoding helix-hairpin-helix domain-containing protein, whose amino-acid sequence MSTDPVPPENTENAVPAKPGATGEPPAAEPEDTAPAPEPEATEDTDESADGGGDEETPASEESAEGVSAGTETPAADTAAAQLSEAQAELAAQKLERERIERRKAEKAAPITAGAKLSGTAADLLAAVRAVEGGAKPPAAAFAAEPAPRRPAPEPVRRPQPVAAPVPAPAADTVEGVRRVLADGGAPETLAPQTAAALGEGAVELLREDPWHLLRVPGVRLEQADGFARALLGPECAPDDERRGRAVTVWLLEQAALAGHTALELPTLTAALGKQAVPDADAAVQDTLAEGDALVFQDALDTPGAGQPTAATAENGDESGEEGGEAGEEARPVRVLVGLERYALAEESLADALARVVNSPAKEASAPWDSAIAAASGSTAELIRAVAGHGLVLHTGGEAARAEPAALLAAARALGLRTVAACHTPDGRRRFTALLGEADGAVVTVPGLLAGAEGPGRDADGAFALDLLVVLDAPHLDVESAAMLAESLPDGARLVLSGDPAVLWSAGPGRVFGDLLAARVCPQVASRTPDPGPLGELVSGVGIGELNQVDAPGKEIVIVPVRDAGEAVHRTVQLVADSVPRAFGIPPEETVVITPGHGGAAGTRALNAALKERLNPGPGRFGGYDPGDRVAYSPVPGRTVPGRVVTADAEGLHLTCAGVAVVVPRERVEQAVRHGWSLTAHQAVGSRWPAAVVVLPGDAAQALSRPWVYTAFGRAERHLSVVHGVDQALPKAVAEVPAKPRTTRLTTLLRAQVPAVARP is encoded by the coding sequence GTGAGCACGGACCCGGTCCCCCCGGAGAACACGGAGAACGCCGTTCCGGCGAAGCCGGGGGCCACCGGCGAACCGCCTGCCGCAGAGCCCGAGGACACGGCGCCGGCCCCCGAGCCCGAGGCCACCGAGGACACGGACGAGAGCGCGGACGGGGGCGGGGACGAAGAGACGCCCGCCTCGGAGGAAAGCGCCGAGGGTGTGAGCGCCGGCACGGAGACGCCCGCCGCGGACACAGCCGCCGCGCAGCTTTCCGAGGCTCAGGCCGAGCTTGCCGCGCAGAAGTTGGAGCGGGAGCGCATCGAGCGGCGCAAGGCCGAGAAGGCGGCGCCGATCACCGCCGGGGCCAAGCTCAGCGGAACGGCCGCCGACCTGCTGGCGGCCGTACGTGCCGTGGAGGGCGGCGCGAAGCCCCCGGCCGCCGCCTTCGCGGCAGAGCCCGCCCCGCGCCGCCCGGCCCCGGAGCCGGTACGGCGTCCGCAGCCCGTGGCCGCCCCCGTACCGGCGCCCGCGGCGGACACGGTCGAGGGCGTGCGACGCGTGCTGGCCGACGGCGGCGCGCCCGAGACGCTCGCGCCGCAGACCGCCGCCGCGCTCGGCGAGGGCGCCGTGGAGCTGCTGCGCGAGGATCCGTGGCACCTGCTGCGCGTCCCCGGCGTACGGCTCGAGCAGGCCGACGGGTTCGCGCGGGCGCTGCTCGGCCCGGAGTGCGCCCCCGACGACGAGCGACGTGGCCGCGCGGTGACGGTCTGGCTGCTGGAGCAGGCCGCCCTGGCCGGGCACACCGCCCTGGAGCTGCCGACGCTCACCGCGGCCCTCGGCAAGCAGGCCGTGCCGGACGCGGACGCTGCCGTGCAGGACACGCTGGCCGAGGGCGATGCCCTCGTCTTCCAGGACGCTCTGGACACGCCCGGAGCCGGACAGCCGACGGCGGCCACCGCAGAGAACGGCGACGAGAGCGGCGAAGAAGGCGGCGAAGCGGGCGAGGAGGCCCGGCCGGTTCGTGTCCTGGTCGGTCTGGAGCGGTACGCGCTCGCGGAGGAGAGCCTCGCCGACGCGCTGGCCCGCGTGGTCAACTCGCCGGCCAAGGAGGCCTCCGCGCCGTGGGATTCGGCGATCGCCGCCGCGTCCGGCAGCACGGCCGAGCTGATCCGTGCCGTCGCCGGGCACGGCCTGGTGCTGCACACCGGCGGCGAGGCCGCCCGCGCCGAACCGGCGGCCCTGCTCGCCGCGGCCCGGGCCCTGGGCCTGCGCACCGTCGCGGCCTGCCACACGCCGGACGGCCGGCGCCGCTTCACGGCTCTCCTCGGCGAGGCGGACGGCGCCGTCGTGACCGTCCCCGGTCTCCTCGCCGGCGCCGAGGGTCCCGGGCGGGACGCCGACGGGGCCTTCGCCCTCGACCTGCTGGTCGTGCTGGACGCGCCGCACCTGGACGTGGAGAGCGCGGCGATGCTGGCGGAGTCGCTGCCGGACGGGGCGCGGCTGGTGCTCAGCGGGGATCCGGCGGTGCTGTGGTCGGCCGGTCCCGGCCGGGTCTTCGGCGACCTGCTGGCGGCCCGGGTGTGCCCGCAGGTCGCCTCGCGCACGCCCGACCCGGGACCGCTCGGCGAGTTGGTCTCCGGCGTCGGCATCGGCGAGCTGAACCAGGTCGACGCGCCCGGCAAGGAGATCGTGATCGTGCCGGTACGGGACGCGGGCGAGGCCGTGCACCGGACGGTGCAGCTCGTCGCCGACTCGGTGCCGCGGGCCTTCGGGATCCCGCCCGAGGAGACGGTGGTGATCACCCCGGGGCACGGCGGCGCGGCCGGCACACGCGCGCTGAACGCCGCCCTCAAGGAACGGCTGAATCCGGGCCCCGGCCGCTTCGGCGGCTACGACCCCGGCGACCGGGTCGCCTACTCCCCCGTACCGGGCCGTACGGTGCCGGGCCGGGTGGTGACGGCCGACGCGGAGGGGCTGCACCTGACGTGCGCGGGCGTCGCCGTGGTCGTACCGAGGGAGCGGGTGGAACAGGCCGTGCGGCACGGGTGGTCGCTGACCGCGCACCAGGCGGTGGGCAGCCGATGGCCCGCGGCGGTCGTGGTCCTGCCCGGGGACGCCGCGCAGGCCCTCTCCCGCCCCTGGGTGTACACGGCCTTCGGCAGGGCGGAGCGCCATCTGTCCGTGGTGCACGGCGTCGATCAGGCCCTGCCGAAGGCCGTCGCCGAGGTACCGGCCAAGCCCCGCACGACCCGGCTGACGACGCTGCTGCGCGCCCAGGTCCCGGCGGTGGCCAGACCCTGA
- the chpH gene encoding chaplin ChpH, protein MIKKVVAAAAATGGLVLAGAGLAVADAGAQGAAVHSPGVLSGNVVQVPVHVPVNVCGNTISVIGLLNPAFGNTCINK, encoded by the coding sequence ATGATCAAGAAGGTCGTCGCCGCTGCGGCTGCCACTGGTGGTCTGGTTCTCGCGGGTGCGGGCCTGGCTGTCGCCGACGCCGGTGCCCAGGGTGCCGCGGTGCACTCCCCGGGTGTCCTGTCCGGCAACGTCGTTCAGGTTCCGGTGCACGTCCCGGTGAACGTCTGCGGCAACACGATCTCGGTGATCGGGCTGCTGAACCCCGCCTTCGGCAACACCTGCATCAACAAGTGA
- a CDS encoding ferritin-like domain-containing protein translates to MLSAKSLFQEIIDNDESFALFCSIAAGGESQGGWENARIAALVPQSERDLAPKIARHGADEDKHGRIFNALMKKRGLAPVPVPRDTDYTMLLERAGIGLAHDRLTADRSLTVPDIVTYLAHSRVTEQRAAEQMALLRRHFADHPGLGRAVRMISNDEDNHLAYCHEELLRLARAGHGRAIQRTLRASALAEIGIYRDVSLAVMAHMGRILGWPPARSAVLAAGIHAVHAWERLAGWRRMVSLEMPERRDALGGPSTPAPEFA, encoded by the coding sequence ATGCTTTCGGCGAAGAGTCTGTTCCAGGAGATCATCGACAACGACGAGTCCTTCGCGCTCTTCTGCTCCATCGCCGCCGGCGGTGAGTCGCAGGGCGGCTGGGAGAACGCCAGGATCGCCGCGCTCGTCCCGCAGAGCGAACGCGACCTGGCCCCCAAGATCGCCCGGCACGGCGCCGACGAGGACAAACACGGGCGGATCTTCAACGCGCTGATGAAGAAGCGCGGCCTCGCCCCCGTGCCCGTCCCGCGCGACACCGACTACACGATGCTCCTGGAGCGGGCCGGCATCGGCCTCGCCCATGACCGGCTCACCGCGGACCGGTCGCTGACCGTGCCCGACATCGTCACCTACCTCGCCCACAGCCGGGTCACCGAACAGCGGGCCGCCGAACAGATGGCGCTGCTGCGCCGGCACTTCGCCGACCACCCCGGCCTCGGCCGGGCGGTGCGGATGATCTCGAACGACGAGGACAACCACCTCGCCTACTGCCACGAGGAACTGCTGCGCCTCGCCCGCGCGGGGCACGGCCGCGCCATCCAGCGGACGCTGCGCGCGAGCGCGCTCGCCGAGATCGGGATCTACCGGGACGTCAGCCTCGCCGTCATGGCCCACATGGGCCGCATCCTCGGCTGGCCCCCGGCCAGGTCGGCCGTCCTCGCGGCCGGCATCCATGCCGTCCACGCGTGGGAGCGGCTCGCGGGCTGGCGGCGGATGGTCTCCCTGGAGATGCCCGAGCGCCGCGACGCACTCGGCGGCCCGTCCACCCCGGCACCCGAGTTCGCCTGA
- a CDS encoding LLM class F420-dependent oxidoreductase, producing MKLGINLGYWGAGMDGDNLAVAQEADRLGYAVCWAAEAYGSDAATVLTWVAAQTERIDVGSAIFQIPARQPAMTAMTAATLDSLSGGRFRLGLGVSGPQVSEGWYGVKFDKPLSRTREYVAIVRKAMTRERLSYDGEHWTLPLPGGPGKPIKLTVHPEREHIPLYIAAIGPKNLEQTGEIADGALLIFPSADHLEDTAIKYLRAGREKAGLTLDGFDVCPTLPLAVGDDKDVERLADTFRPYTALYVGGMGSRKQNFYNHLAQRMGYEAAAAEIQDKYLSGDKQGAAAAVPHELIDRTTLLGSVERIADRMKAYAAAGVTTLTLAPAGFTLDERLASLRAGAQALELSGLA from the coding sequence ATGAAGCTCGGGATCAACCTCGGCTACTGGGGTGCCGGAATGGACGGCGACAACCTGGCCGTCGCCCAGGAGGCCGACCGCCTCGGGTACGCGGTCTGCTGGGCCGCCGAGGCCTACGGGTCGGACGCGGCCACCGTGCTCACCTGGGTCGCCGCGCAGACCGAGCGGATCGACGTCGGCTCGGCCATCTTCCAGATCCCCGCGCGTCAGCCCGCGATGACCGCGATGACCGCCGCCACCCTCGACTCCCTCTCCGGCGGCCGTTTCCGCCTCGGCCTCGGCGTCTCCGGCCCGCAGGTCTCCGAGGGCTGGTACGGCGTCAAGTTCGACAAGCCGCTGTCCCGGACGCGCGAGTACGTCGCGATCGTCCGCAAGGCGATGACGCGCGAGCGGCTGTCGTACGACGGCGAGCACTGGACGCTGCCGCTGCCGGGCGGTCCGGGCAAGCCGATCAAGCTGACCGTGCACCCGGAACGCGAGCACATCCCGCTGTACATCGCCGCGATCGGGCCGAAGAACCTGGAGCAGACCGGCGAGATCGCCGACGGCGCGCTGCTCATCTTCCCGTCCGCCGACCACCTCGAGGACACCGCGATCAAGTACCTGCGGGCCGGACGCGAGAAGGCCGGCCTGACGCTGGACGGCTTCGACGTCTGCCCGACGCTGCCCCTCGCGGTCGGCGACGACAAGGACGTGGAGAGGCTCGCCGACACCTTCCGCCCGTACACCGCGCTGTACGTCGGCGGCATGGGCAGCCGTAAGCAGAACTTCTACAACCACCTCGCGCAGCGGATGGGGTACGAGGCGGCGGCCGCCGAGATCCAGGACAAGTACCTGTCCGGCGACAAGCAGGGCGCCGCGGCGGCCGTCCCGCACGAGCTGATCGACCGGACGACGCTGCTGGGTTCGGTGGAGCGGATCGCCGACCGGATGAAGGCCTACGCGGCGGCCGGTGTCACCACCCTCACCCTCGCCCCCGCGGGCTTCACCCTCGACGAGCGCCTCGCCTCGCTGCGGGCCGGCGCGCAGGCCCTGGAGCTGTCCGGGCTGGCATAG
- a CDS encoding DUF5703 family protein, producing the protein MPEYEFVDVYVPRGVSRNEATRLLTDHAEYGHWELDRLSLLRDGSRRVRLRRRIIRQVRATW; encoded by the coding sequence ATGCCGGAATACGAATTTGTCGACGTCTACGTACCGCGCGGGGTCTCCCGCAACGAGGCGACACGACTGCTGACCGACCATGCCGAGTACGGACACTGGGAGTTGGACCGCCTGAGCCTGCTGCGTGACGGCAGCCGGCGGGTGCGGTTGCGCCGGCGCATCATCCGCCAGGTACGGGCCACGTGGTGA